The proteins below come from a single Candidatus Binatia bacterium genomic window:
- a CDS encoding cytochrome P450, translating into MPDHPIHEDIHLLDGTFYVDRPLEHYAWMRANAPVYYDPSGEIWGITLYEDVMHTSKAPELFCSGKGSRPDSWVPSSINMDDPEHKRRRGLVNRGFTPGRLAAHEPRVREICNWLIDSVCERGECEFVRDVAAPLPLIMIGDMLGMPKEDFPTLLRWSETMLQATSSTASAAELEAATAAGGEYFTYIMGAMADRKTTPTDDLVSLLVHGEIDGERLTDEEIAHESLLILVGGDETTRHVITESALALMQFPEQRAKLIEDPSRLKVAVEEFLRWVSPIKNMNRTATQDTRLRGQKIREGDKLLLLYQSANRDERAFANPDSFDVERHPNDHVAFGGYGAHHCLGASLARLELRVMFDELLRRLPDMALANDDPLPRRPSNFIAGLESMLVTFTPSKPVGAI; encoded by the coding sequence ATGCCCGACCACCCGATCCACGAGGACATCCATCTGCTCGATGGAACCTTCTACGTCGACCGCCCACTCGAGCACTACGCCTGGATGCGCGCGAACGCGCCCGTCTACTACGACCCGAGCGGCGAGATCTGGGGCATCACACTTTACGAAGACGTGATGCACACCTCGAAGGCCCCGGAACTCTTCTGCTCCGGCAAGGGATCGCGCCCCGACAGCTGGGTTCCATCGTCGATCAACATGGACGACCCCGAGCACAAGCGACGTCGTGGTCTCGTCAACCGAGGCTTCACACCCGGGCGACTCGCCGCGCACGAGCCGCGGGTTCGGGAGATCTGCAACTGGCTGATCGACTCCGTCTGCGAGCGCGGCGAGTGCGAATTCGTGCGCGACGTCGCAGCGCCGCTGCCGCTGATCATGATCGGGGACATGCTCGGTATGCCCAAGGAGGACTTTCCCACCCTGCTCCGTTGGTCGGAGACGATGCTGCAGGCCACCTCCTCGACGGCGAGCGCAGCCGAACTCGAGGCGGCGACCGCCGCCGGCGGTGAGTACTTCACCTACATCATGGGCGCGATGGCCGACCGCAAGACGACACCCACCGACGACCTCGTGTCCCTCCTCGTCCACGGTGAGATCGACGGGGAACGCCTGACCGACGAAGAGATCGCCCACGAATCCCTTCTCATCCTCGTCGGCGGGGACGAGACCACTCGACACGTGATCACCGAGAGTGCGCTCGCGCTCATGCAGTTTCCGGAACAACGCGCCAAGCTCATCGAGGATCCGTCTCGCCTCAAAGTTGCGGTGGAAGAGTTCCTGCGCTGGGTTTCGCCCATCAAGAACATGAACCGCACCGCCACGCAGGACACCAGGCTCCGCGGCCAGAAGATTCGGGAGGGAGACAAGCTCCTGCTCCTCTACCAGTCAGCCAACCGTGACGAGCGAGCGTTCGCGAACCCCGATTCGTTCGACGTCGAGCGGCACCCGAATGACCACGTGGCCTTCGGAGGCTACGGCGCACACCACTGCCTGGGCGCGAGTCTCGCCCGGCTGGAGCTGCGCGTGATGTTTGACGAGCTCCTGCGCCGGCTTCCCGACATGGCGCTCGCGAACGACGACCCATTGCCGCGACGCCCGTCGAATTTCATCGCCGGGCTCGAAAGCATGCTGGTGACGTTCACGCCGTCGAAGCCGGTCGGCGCGATCTGA
- a CDS encoding ThuA domain-containing protein: MATSPMKSILKIVGAIVLVAIVFVGWQAYKRIGPALGWVDPVIDTVPPELPATLNDSSVKILLFSKTSGFRHEEAIPAAEASLGRLAERNGWAVFQTENAAVFNDEQLSRFDVIVGNNTTGDNWTDEQKAAFIGWIEDGGGFVGLHGAAGTRYRYWNWYTDDLLGGGRFTGHPMMPQFREATVVIEDGDHPIMAHFGESFVHTDEWYSFEESARESGSHVLATLDESTYDPGEELQMGDHPIIWIACPGNGRSFYSALGHGAKTYMRSEHERMLEASITWAAGDSCP, encoded by the coding sequence ATGGCGACCTCGCCCATGAAGAGCATCTTGAAGATAGTAGGCGCGATCGTGCTGGTAGCGATCGTGTTCGTAGGCTGGCAGGCGTACAAGCGCATCGGCCCGGCACTCGGCTGGGTCGATCCGGTGATCGACACGGTTCCACCGGAGCTGCCAGCGACGCTGAACGATTCGAGCGTGAAGATCCTTCTCTTCTCGAAGACCTCCGGGTTCCGCCACGAGGAGGCCATCCCCGCAGCCGAGGCTTCCCTCGGCCGACTCGCCGAGAGGAATGGCTGGGCCGTCTTCCAGACCGAGAACGCCGCCGTGTTCAACGACGAGCAACTCTCGCGATTCGACGTGATCGTCGGCAACAACACGACCGGCGACAACTGGACCGACGAGCAGAAGGCCGCCTTCATCGGCTGGATCGAAGATGGCGGCGGCTTCGTCGGGCTGCATGGCGCCGCCGGCACCCGCTACCGCTACTGGAACTGGTACACCGACGACCTCCTCGGCGGCGGCCGCTTCACCGGCCACCCGATGATGCCGCAGTTCCGCGAGGCGACCGTCGTCATCGAAGACGGCGATCACCCGATCATGGCTCACTTCGGCGAGAGCTTCGTCCACACGGACGAGTGGTACTCCTTCGAGGAAAGCGCGCGGGAGTCCGGCTCCCACGTGCTCGCGACGCTCGACGAATCGACGTACGACCCCGGCGAAGAGCTCCAGATGGGGGACCATCCGATCATCTGGATCGCTTGCCCGGGCAACGGCCGCAGCTTCTACTCCGCATTGGGCCACGGTGCGAAGACCTACATGCGCTCCGAGCATGAGCGGATGCTCGAGGCCTCCATCACGTGGGCCGCCGGCGACAGCTGCCCCTGA
- a CDS encoding c-type cytochrome — protein MKRALVILVVAIALGWVGWRLWRGPDPAAILAAIDVPPAPVLSPEDELATFRLAPGFRAELVAAEPLVVDPVAMDWDDEGRLYVVEMRGFMPDVYGNDEDIPNGRIVVLEDTDGDGRMDQSHVFLDGLVMPRAIAVLPEGVLVAEPPNLWLCRSTGADPSKPRCDEKTRLTAYAEGRTNPEHMENGLLPGIDNWIYNSRSKRRFRFHDEALQVEPTQMRGQWGIAQDDDGRLYYNHNSGFLYGDAIPADYPRRQPATGAPVAKAGVNVPLSDGEFVHGVRVAPGLNRAYLKGTLRADGRQNGPTAVSGLAIQRGDQFGPAFVGDAFVPESGGSAVARFSVERDGTDLSAEHHLYDDPQWGKREFLASTDERFRPVDAHHGPDGAIWVIDMYRGVIQHAEFVSDYLREYIQNHELEEPGATGRLWRIVKEDQPLPRQPPSLATTGDQIAALEHPNGWVRDHAQRRLVHERSPAAAPALRRLADFAPLGRRHALWTLEGMEELDVDTWQTALRDDDARVRVVALRAGEPLLYHPGAGGLTALRPLLEDDDPEVRLQALHSLGALPAEERPLEEMLATGRMPGDPLARQAVVSGLSGLEADALQSEVARAERAEIDDATRQWLALLARAAQLSAKTNPSQTPPTTVLDLVLATPSDAAQIALLTGLETAWRSPGGGIVELPAAHPLFSEDRESSVDVAQATRRVRRGFTWPGDPRPGGARALSPDEEKRRTAGKQLFADSCAACHGATGRGLAGQAPALAGSPWARDSDDWLVRIVLDGLTGPIEIDGKEWNLTMPGHGDDTEHFGDEALAGLLTYMRRAWGHAEDPISPDVIAGIREATAGRTLPWTVKELHELPIRHRLDRYVGAYQVPVIGTELVIVRQESVLAVGQRGTGKGPIEEAGDGLFLRDEMSIQFETDEDGTVTGATASYNGMEFPVTKTE, from the coding sequence GTGAAGCGCGCGCTCGTCATTCTCGTCGTCGCGATCGCCCTCGGCTGGGTCGGCTGGCGTCTCTGGCGCGGCCCGGATCCAGCCGCGATCCTGGCCGCGATCGACGTTCCGCCAGCGCCGGTGCTGTCGCCCGAAGACGAGCTCGCAACGTTTCGGCTCGCCCCCGGCTTCCGTGCCGAACTCGTCGCCGCCGAACCGCTGGTCGTAGACCCGGTCGCGATGGACTGGGACGACGAAGGGCGCCTCTACGTCGTCGAGATGCGCGGCTTCATGCCGGACGTCTACGGCAACGACGAGGACATCCCCAACGGCCGCATCGTCGTCCTGGAGGACACCGACGGCGACGGCCGGATGGATCAGAGCCACGTGTTCCTCGACGGGCTCGTGATGCCCCGTGCAATCGCCGTCCTCCCAGAAGGAGTCCTCGTCGCCGAGCCTCCGAATCTCTGGCTCTGCCGCTCGACCGGCGCCGACCCGTCCAAGCCGCGGTGCGACGAGAAAACCCGACTCACCGCGTACGCCGAGGGCAGAACGAATCCCGAGCACATGGAGAATGGCCTCCTCCCCGGCATCGACAACTGGATCTACAATTCGCGATCGAAACGAAGGTTTCGGTTTCACGACGAAGCCCTCCAGGTCGAGCCGACGCAGATGCGCGGCCAGTGGGGCATCGCGCAGGACGACGACGGACGGCTCTACTACAATCACAACTCCGGGTTCCTGTACGGGGACGCGATCCCGGCGGACTACCCGAGGCGCCAACCGGCGACGGGAGCGCCCGTCGCGAAGGCCGGCGTGAACGTGCCGCTCAGTGACGGGGAGTTCGTGCATGGCGTACGCGTCGCACCGGGCCTGAACCGGGCCTACTTGAAGGGCACCCTTCGCGCCGATGGTCGCCAAAACGGACCGACCGCGGTCAGCGGGCTCGCGATCCAACGCGGCGACCAGTTCGGCCCTGCGTTCGTGGGCGATGCGTTCGTCCCCGAATCGGGAGGCTCCGCGGTCGCGCGCTTCTCGGTCGAGAGGGACGGCACTGATCTCTCCGCCGAACACCACCTCTACGACGATCCACAGTGGGGGAAACGCGAGTTCCTCGCATCCACAGACGAGCGCTTCCGCCCCGTCGACGCGCACCACGGACCCGACGGCGCGATCTGGGTCATCGACATGTATCGCGGCGTGATTCAGCACGCCGAGTTCGTGTCCGACTATCTGCGCGAGTACATACAGAATCACGAACTCGAGGAGCCCGGAGCGACGGGGCGACTTTGGCGGATCGTGAAGGAGGACCAACCCCTCCCGCGACAACCTCCGTCACTCGCAACCACCGGGGACCAGATCGCCGCACTCGAACATCCCAACGGCTGGGTCCGCGACCACGCCCAACGCCGGCTCGTCCACGAGCGATCCCCCGCGGCCGCACCCGCTCTGCGCCGCCTAGCCGACTTCGCCCCGCTCGGTCGCCGCCACGCGCTGTGGACTCTCGAAGGGATGGAGGAGCTCGACGTCGACACCTGGCAGACGGCCCTCCGAGACGACGACGCGCGTGTCCGGGTCGTCGCCCTGCGCGCCGGAGAACCCCTCCTCTACCACCCCGGCGCAGGCGGCCTCACAGCCCTGCGCCCGCTCTTAGAGGACGACGACCCCGAGGTTCGACTGCAGGCATTACACTCGCTCGGGGCGCTCCCCGCAGAGGAGCGCCCCCTCGAAGAGATGCTCGCGACGGGCCGAATGCCCGGCGACCCGCTCGCGAGGCAAGCCGTCGTGTCCGGTCTCTCGGGGCTCGAAGCGGACGCTCTGCAAAGCGAGGTCGCGCGTGCGGAGCGAGCAGAGATCGATGACGCAACCCGACAGTGGCTCGCGCTCCTCGCGCGCGCCGCACAGCTCTCTGCGAAAACGAACCCCTCGCAAACGCCGCCCACCACGGTTCTCGACCTCGTGTTGGCCACGCCGTCGGACGCGGCGCAGATTGCTCTTCTCACGGGCCTCGAAACCGCGTGGCGCAGCCCCGGTGGCGGCATCGTCGAGCTTCCTGCTGCACACCCGCTCTTTTCCGAAGACCGCGAGTCGAGCGTCGACGTGGCACAAGCCACCCGGCGCGTCCGGCGCGGATTCACATGGCCCGGAGACCCTCGGCCCGGCGGCGCCCGCGCGCTCTCGCCAGACGAAGAGAAACGTCGCACCGCCGGCAAGCAGCTCTTCGCCGACAGCTGCGCCGCGTGCCATGGCGCGACCGGTCGCGGCCTCGCGGGCCAGGCCCCCGCTCTCGCCGGCTCGCCCTGGGCACGTGACTCCGACGATTGGCTCGTGCGCATCGTGCTCGACGGTCTCACCGGCCCCATCGAAATCGACGGCAAGGAATGGAACCTCACCATGCCCGGGCACGGTGACGACACCGAACACTTCGGTGACGAGGCCCTGGCGGGCCTGCTCACGTACATGCGCCGCGCCTGGGGGCACGCTGAAGATCCAATCTCACCGGACGTGATTGCGGGCATTCGAGAGGCGACCGCCGGACGCACGCTGCCATGGACGGTCAAAGAGTTGCATGAGCTGCCGATCCGACACCGACTCGATCGCTACGTCGGCGCCTATCAAGTTCCGGTAATCGGAACCGAGCTCGTGATCGTGCGACAGGAATCGGTCCTGGCCGTCGGCCAACGTGGAACCGGCAAGGGACCGATCGAGGAGGCGGGCGACGGCCTTTTCCTGCGCGACGAGATGTCCATCCAGTTTGAGACCGACGAAGACGGCACCGTGACCGGTGCAACCGCGTCGTACAACGGGATGGAATTTCCCGTGACGAAAACGGAGTGA
- a CDS encoding OmpA family protein: MKFKSVLLATALMSMVVAPAAFAADGPEVGANTGAMISLSKFRDTVDGNTGATVGFYGGYRWDLTEALKISLIGQPQFTFSPGTERWNNGTAFGGGFGTMVIFTGGPKLTYVTGPVETHFGVQGGFYKDLTGAMSDTGGGANAGAGVSYRISDLTSVGIWGRYDWTTMDANPATTNDRQFVLAGIGVSHVFPVPQVAVAAAPPVKRKLVLRGVNFDFDKSAIRADARPILDAAAATLNEDPNVRVAVEGNTDSIGTAEYNMGLSQRRAESVVDYLVAQGVARSRLDAIGMGESNPVATNDTEDGRAQNRRVELLVLQ; the protein is encoded by the coding sequence ATGAAGTTCAAGAGCGTTTTGTTGGCGACCGCGCTGATGTCGATGGTCGTCGCCCCCGCCGCTTTCGCGGCTGACGGCCCCGAGGTGGGCGCCAACACCGGTGCCATGATCTCGCTGTCGAAGTTCCGCGACACGGTCGACGGCAACACCGGCGCGACCGTCGGTTTCTACGGCGGCTATCGCTGGGATCTGACCGAGGCCCTGAAGATCTCCCTGATCGGACAGCCCCAGTTCACGTTCTCGCCGGGCACCGAACGATGGAACAACGGGACCGCCTTCGGCGGCGGCTTCGGCACCATGGTGATCTTCACCGGTGGTCCAAAGCTCACGTACGTCACCGGACCGGTTGAGACGCATTTCGGCGTCCAGGGCGGCTTCTACAAGGACCTGACGGGCGCGATGTCCGACACGGGCGGCGGCGCGAACGCCGGCGCCGGTGTGTCCTACCGAATCAGCGACCTCACCAGTGTCGGCATCTGGGGCCGCTATGACTGGACGACGATGGACGCCAACCCGGCGACGACCAACGATCGTCAGTTCGTTCTCGCAGGCATCGGCGTAAGCCATGTCTTCCCGGTACCGCAGGTCGCGGTGGCCGCGGCACCGCCGGTCAAGCGTAAGCTCGTCCTGCGCGGCGTGAACTTCGACTTCGACAAGTCGGCCATCCGGGCCGATGCCCGTCCGATCCTGGACGCGGCCGCGGCCACGTTGAACGAGGATCCGAACGTTCGCGTCGCCGTCGAGGGCAACACCGACTCCATCGGCACCGCCGAGTACAACATGGGCCTCTCGCAGCGCCGCGCTGAGTCTGTCGTCGACTACCTCGTCGCTCAGGGTGTCGCACGCAGCCGCCTCGACGCCATCGGCATGGGCGAGTCGAACCCGGTCGCCACCAATGACACGGAAGACGGCCGCGCGCAGAACCGCCGCGTCGAACTCCTCGTCCTTCAGTAG
- a CDS encoding alcohol dehydrogenase catalytic domain-containing protein yields the protein MRAAVYRKKGKVEVAEVPVPTFDSGEVLLAVSHCGICGTDLHMVVDGWGRPDSIGGHEYAGVAHAAGRLAGKVLVSPND from the coding sequence ATGCGCGCAGCCGTCTATCGCAAGAAGGGCAAGGTCGAGGTCGCCGAGGTGCCGGTCCCCACCTTCGACTCGGGCGAGGTGCTCCTCGCGGTGAGCCACTGCGGGATCTGCGGCACGGACCTTCACATGGTCGTCGACGGCTGGGGGCGCCCCGATTCGATCGGCGGGCACGAGTACGCGGGAGTGGCCCACGCCGCCGGCAGGCTCGCGGGGAAGGTCCTCGTCTCACCGAACGACTGA
- a CDS encoding TonB-dependent receptor: MFGSQTAKLRNCTRLLLICVTLAIPASAAAQDAAPASTAAHHTARVEEIVVQARKRAEFLEDTPVSVSVVGATEMRETGVTRLEDIQQLVPNLRISTPSDGQAADIVIRGVGTPQSASIAFDPGVGIYVDGVFLPRAIGTLIDVLDVRQIEVLRGPQGTLFGKNTVGGAVSISTVKPQPELEGFALLRPGSLGQLYTQAMVNLPIVEDKVFTRLSVSTNNTRGYAFNRQYDRWESNRNSLSFLGSVRILPIEDVTIDVSGSWSRDHNHGRLQECVYIGGGTIGNLVSGLQPACESTSPFDGASNIDGISDVQSYGTWGTIAWDPSSGPLEDYVFKYIGSWRQQAPRLRLDNDGSTAEAVFRAGVGGGVHDGLPGSQQQVSQELQVNGSLWDDRIQFVAGAFGFWENGRDAQTLTVVPEVLNIVSLNLREIDNWSWALYTQGTLDVTDWLSLTGGGRYTEDKKGLFAQNTDPRTDDPPTLNQDDSVIFTAWTPMGTIAATLPEDLLDGTPVDHFMTYFTYSRGFRGGGFNGVLNPVATSLDQFEPEYLDSYEWGFKTIAFDQLATLNASVFYNNYDDIQVTTQVDVGDQNGDGIPDIEQTTLNGAKATSHGAELELLTIPIDGLQLHGSVGLLYTEFDEFIGISSLDGTQLDRAGQSFNNAPQLQSHIAVQYSLAVDPGGPEWLRGWVTPRMDWSYQSRVHIIGAEVPQGTQSGYNLLHARLSYDFLDDRAQIALWGKNLTDETYFQWVSPVVSSFGIATRIYNEPRTFGGELSYRF, from the coding sequence ATGTTCGGCTCGCAAACCGCAAAGCTCCGCAACTGTACTCGGCTTCTCTTGATATGCGTCACTCTTGCCATCCCAGCGTCAGCGGCCGCTCAGGACGCCGCACCCGCCTCGACCGCGGCGCATCACACCGCACGCGTCGAGGAGATCGTCGTGCAAGCGCGAAAGCGTGCAGAGTTCCTGGAGGACACGCCGGTATCCGTCAGCGTCGTGGGCGCCACCGAAATGCGCGAGACCGGCGTCACTCGACTGGAGGACATCCAGCAGCTCGTCCCCAACCTACGCATCTCGACACCGAGTGACGGCCAAGCCGCCGACATCGTGATCCGCGGTGTGGGCACACCGCAGTCTGCGTCGATCGCCTTCGACCCCGGCGTCGGCATCTACGTAGACGGCGTGTTCCTTCCGCGCGCGATCGGCACGCTCATCGACGTTCTGGACGTACGACAGATCGAAGTCCTCCGCGGCCCGCAGGGAACGCTCTTCGGAAAGAACACTGTCGGCGGCGCCGTGAGCATCTCCACCGTGAAGCCACAGCCAGAGCTCGAGGGCTTCGCCCTCCTCCGCCCCGGCAGCCTCGGCCAACTCTACACGCAAGCGATGGTCAATCTGCCGATTGTCGAGGACAAGGTCTTCACGCGTCTCTCCGTGTCGACAAACAACACCCGCGGGTACGCATTCAATCGGCAGTACGACCGGTGGGAGAGCAACCGAAACTCACTCTCGTTCCTCGGCTCGGTTCGCATCCTCCCGATCGAAGACGTCACGATCGACGTGAGCGGCTCCTGGTCGCGCGACCACAACCACGGGCGCCTACAAGAGTGCGTCTACATCGGTGGCGGCACGATCGGCAACCTCGTGAGTGGCTTGCAGCCGGCGTGCGAGTCCACGTCGCCGTTCGACGGCGCGTCGAACATCGACGGCATCTCCGACGTCCAGAGCTACGGAACGTGGGGCACGATCGCATGGGACCCCTCGAGCGGACCCCTGGAGGACTACGTCTTCAAGTACATCGGCTCGTGGCGGCAACAGGCTCCACGGCTGCGACTCGACAACGACGGCAGCACCGCCGAGGCCGTCTTCCGCGCCGGTGTCGGCGGCGGCGTCCACGACGGGCTTCCGGGCAGCCAACAGCAGGTCAGCCAGGAACTGCAGGTGAACGGCAGCCTCTGGGACGACCGCATCCAGTTCGTGGCCGGCGCGTTCGGGTTCTGGGAAAACGGCCGCGACGCCCAGACCCTCACGGTCGTCCCCGAGGTGCTGAACATCGTCTCGCTGAACCTACGCGAAATCGACAACTGGAGCTGGGCCCTCTACACGCAGGGCACCCTCGACGTGACCGACTGGCTCAGCCTGACCGGCGGCGGCCGCTACACCGAGGACAAGAAGGGGCTCTTCGCGCAGAACACCGACCCCCGAACCGACGACCCGCCCACGCTCAACCAGGACGACTCTGTTATCTTCACGGCCTGGACACCGATGGGCACCATCGCCGCCACTCTCCCCGAAGACCTCCTCGACGGCACCCCGGTCGACCACTTCATGACGTACTTCACGTACTCGCGCGGCTTCCGCGGAGGCGGCTTCAACGGCGTGCTCAACCCGGTCGCGACCAGCCTCGACCAATTCGAGCCCGAGTACCTCGACTCCTACGAGTGGGGATTCAAGACGATCGCTTTCGACCAGCTCGCCACGTTGAATGCGTCGGTCTTCTACAACAACTACGACGACATCCAGGTGACGACGCAAGTCGACGTCGGCGACCAGAATGGCGACGGCATACCCGACATCGAGCAAACGACGCTGAACGGCGCGAAGGCGACGTCCCACGGCGCCGAACTCGAGCTGCTCACGATACCGATCGACGGACTCCAGCTGCACGGCTCCGTCGGCTTGCTCTACACAGAGTTCGACGAGTTCATCGGCATCAGCTCGCTCGACGGCACGCAGCTCGACCGCGCCGGCCAGAGCTTCAACAACGCACCACAGCTCCAGAGCCACATCGCAGTCCAGTACTCGCTCGCGGTCGACCCCGGCGGACCGGAGTGGCTTCGGGGATGGGTCACGCCGCGGATGGACTGGTCCTACCAGAGCCGTGTCCACATCATCGGCGCCGAGGTGCCGCAGGGCACGCAGAGCGGATACAACCTGCTCCACGCACGACTCTCGTACGATTTCCTCGACGACCGCGCGCAGATCGCGCTGTGGGGAAAGAACCTCACTGACGAGACCTACTTCCAGTGGGTGAGCCCGGTCGTCTCCTCGTTCGGGATCGCAACCCGGATCTACAACGAGCCGCGCACCTTCGGCGGCGAACTGAGCTACCGGTTCTAA
- a CDS encoding TonB-dependent receptor, with translation MRVFPRLLPMLIVLAVPLAAVAQTPQSEAVEDWETQSATGGAETEMDAAEAQAQAVESGEPTGLSRRASNQVEEIVVSARRRDELLEDTPVSVTALGEAALRESNITQMTNLNGIVPNLQFQAGGGNPNLAQVFIRGVGQVDADQLTSDPGVGVYVDGVYLARAQGTVLDVVDVAQLEVLRGPQGTLFGKNTAGGALNITSVKPTEEFEGFVLLRPGNLGQIDTRVTLNIPIWEDRVYSRMTFASFMNGGYMFNSYEDEYWSDRNTLAFQGSLRILPHDDVTIDITGSYSKAHSTQFGAHCTMFDESALQTLVPGFREACKKSSTLTTRNFKAEWPGMADLQSWGIWGTIQWDIGDASVFEDLSFKSITAYRAQEEAFRRDMDMTEFNLGSQTSTGEDVVFGDFTLPSTPLFASQVSQEFQMNGTAWDGKINYVGGVYYLADSADNTRATGFVPNMPSVGGVFYAESHLDNSSIAVFGQATADILDWMSLTGGIRWTQEDKQASLLDVEPAVRVRADGTESKKFQAWTPMGTLAMRLPEEHLPDQLDHFMGYFTFAKGFKSGGFNLRPIPEDIELLEPYEPENLNSYEIGFKTIGWDRKLTFNTSLFLSDYDNIQVLTVTTVDTGGFIPTVVPLTQNAATATVKGVEMELLLMPFEGMRIQANGALLDTEYGEYAGVSDLTGLDINRKGETFSNVPPYTAFLAAQYSFELDVPSADWVRGWLTPRVEGVLSGPIHYQGPELPTATQGAFGLLNARLAYDFNDDRSQVALWGRNLTDTIYFNSSIPITAFGFNLPFLGAPRTFGAELTHRF, from the coding sequence ATGCGCGTTTTTCCACGACTCTTGCCGATGCTGATCGTTCTCGCTGTGCCGCTCGCCGCGGTGGCCCAAACTCCACAGAGTGAAGCCGTCGAGGATTGGGAGACGCAGAGCGCGACGGGTGGTGCCGAGACCGAGATGGACGCGGCCGAGGCGCAGGCCCAGGCGGTCGAGTCGGGAGAGCCGACGGGACTCTCGCGGCGAGCGAGCAATCAGGTCGAAGAGATCGTCGTGAGCGCGCGGCGCCGCGACGAGTTGCTGGAAGATACGCCGGTCTCGGTCACGGCGCTCGGCGAGGCGGCGCTTCGTGAATCCAACATCACGCAGATGACGAACCTGAACGGGATAGTTCCAAACCTGCAGTTCCAGGCAGGTGGTGGGAATCCGAATCTCGCGCAGGTGTTCATTCGTGGCGTCGGGCAGGTCGATGCCGATCAGCTCACGTCGGATCCGGGTGTCGGCGTTTACGTCGACGGCGTCTACCTGGCGCGTGCGCAGGGGACGGTGCTCGATGTCGTCGACGTCGCCCAACTCGAAGTGTTGCGCGGCCCGCAGGGGACGCTCTTCGGAAAGAACACGGCCGGCGGCGCGCTCAACATCACGTCGGTGAAGCCGACGGAGGAGTTCGAAGGATTCGTCTTGCTCCGGCCCGGCAACCTCGGTCAGATCGATACTCGAGTCACGTTGAACATTCCGATTTGGGAAGATCGCGTGTACTCGCGCATGACGTTCGCGTCGTTCATGAACGGCGGCTACATGTTCAATAGCTACGAAGACGAGTACTGGTCGGATCGCAACACGTTGGCGTTCCAGGGGTCGCTTCGTATCCTGCCGCACGACGACGTGACGATCGACATCACCGGCAGCTATTCGAAGGCGCACTCGACTCAGTTCGGTGCGCACTGCACGATGTTCGACGAGAGCGCACTGCAGACTCTCGTTCCCGGCTTTCGTGAGGCGTGTAAGAAGTCCTCCACGCTCACGACTCGGAACTTCAAAGCGGAATGGCCGGGCATGGCGGATCTTCAGTCCTGGGGGATCTGGGGGACGATCCAGTGGGACATCGGCGATGCGTCGGTCTTCGAAGACCTCAGCTTCAAGTCGATCACGGCGTATCGCGCGCAGGAAGAGGCGTTCCGTCGGGACATGGACATGACGGAGTTCAACCTCGGGTCGCAGACGTCGACCGGCGAGGACGTGGTCTTCGGCGACTTCACGCTGCCGAGCACCCCGCTGTTCGCCTCGCAGGTCAGCCAGGAATTCCAGATGAACGGGACCGCCTGGGATGGCAAGATCAACTACGTCGGCGGCGTCTACTACCTGGCCGATAGCGCCGACAACACGCGGGCGACCGGTTTCGTACCGAATATGCCGTCGGTCGGCGGGGTGTTCTACGCCGAGAGTCATCTCGACAATTCGTCGATCGCGGTGTTCGGGCAGGCGACAGCCGACATCCTGGACTGGATGAGTCTCACCGGCGGCATTCGCTGGACGCAAGAAGACAAGCAGGCGTCGCTCCTCGACGTCGAGCCGGCCGTGCGGGTGCGCGCCGACGGGACGGAGAGCAAGAAGTTCCAGGCGTGGACCCCGATGGGTACGCTTGCGATGCGGCTTCCCGAGGAGCATCTGCCCGACCAGCTCGACCACTTCATGGGCTACTTCACGTTCGCGAAGGGCTTCAAGAGTGGCGGCTTCAACTTGCGTCCGATTCCAGAGGACATTGAGCTTCTCGAGCCTTATGAGCCTGAGAACCTCAATTCGTACGAGATCGGATTCAAGACGATCGGATGGGACCGGAAACTGACGTTCAACACATCCTTGTTCTTGAGCGACTACGACAACATCCAGGTGCTCACTGTCACCACGGTCGACACGGGGGGCTTCATCCCGACGGTCGTTCCCCTCACCCAGAACGCGGCGACCGCAACGGTGAAGGGTGTGGAGATGGAGCTTCTCCTGATGCCGTTCGAGGGGATGCGCATCCAGGCGAACGGTGCGCTTCTTGACACCGAGTACGGTGAGTACGCCGGCGTGAGCGATCTCACGGGTCTGGACATCAACCGCAAAGGGGAGACGTTCAGCAACGTCCCGCCCTACACGGCCTTCCTCGCGGCCCAGTATTCCTTCGAACTCGACGTCCCCAGTGCGGACTGGGTACGCGGCTGGCTCACGCCGCGTGTCGAAGGTGTGCTCAGCGGCCCGATTCACTATCAGGGCCCCGAGTTGCCGACGGCCACGCAGGGCGCCTTCGGCCTCCTCAACGCGCGCCTCGCCTACGACTTCAACGACGACCGCAGCCAGGTCGCCCTCTGGGGCCGCAACCTGACCGACACGATCTACTTCAACTCGAGCATCCCCATCACCGCCTTCGGCTTCAATCTCCCGTTCCTGGGCGCCCCCCGCACCTTCGGCGCGGAACTAACGCACAGGTTCTGA